The genomic window tgtattcaattttattttaagttattacaaattatatttatattacatttaatatttatgttgtcattaatattgttatcataattcatagacGAATTCTATTAATTCTAATACacatggtaaaaaaataacatttcatatattatgaataaaatagtttataatacatattataatatgtatacataatgcatgtatatatattatgtatatggtttatacaatatatacatgtatacaatatctatatagccatataggtacctatatacttacttgtaaaattataatttaaaacggaacaaatcattaatagtatttatttatatagtatttaagaagtcaaattaaatttacttttaaggttttttttttatcattctgttaatttatttagcgtttaaactatagtctatatatatatgtttaagatgtatacaattattattttaatagttcatacattactaaaataaataataaaaatcagattagttttataaaatattagctcaCATTTACAcgcatataaatatcaataattaagttaaacttaattgtTCATACTTGATTAAGTTTTAGcatgataaatgtttaataaaataatcataatttacctattaataattaatatctaactatggtaacaatataataataatatacccaatttagaaaacaaagtgaaatatatctatttagaaataaattatactgaataataattagatagaCCTACTATTtgtctatatattaataaaaacaatttgcagaaagtttaattattgatctaaataaaaaataaataagctaacataatttaatgtgcATTTTTGTGcatttagaattatatattacatttacatattgaTTAACTggattagtattataaactatttttatgtagAATAATGTTGAGtatttattgtgatattatcaaggaaattaatataatgtaattttattttattattttacttatacctatgatcaactttaaaatgttttcattattttacgaaGATAGCTCgtgagatattattatacatacttaggTGTTGTAAATATcaaacactattataatatatttgagcaatttttttctaatcattataatgattaataaagtttataattcttacccaatgtataaactaaaatgttactgatttgttttaaattaaattaattattatataatgattaaaaagtaCATTGACccatagtttcatgtgttgtGACTACGGAGAAGTTTGATTGGGTAATCTATGGATGCTACGaagagtattatattatatttagttcaaTAGCAGATTGGTCGTGGGGATAAAAGGCTTTTCTCTGTATGTGGATACATCTGTCTGAACGAGTctgcaataaaaaaagaaaaaagaaacattggaatgtaaaaaaaaagttttggtaTAATGACgtctagtattatataatattatatatatatgtagatactaatttgtaaattactaACAGCAAACAATatgttgtgaaaaaaaaatgtataatcgaaatattgttgaaaaaaattgtttacatttttaattttctttaaaaagtgTAAATTGAAACGTAAGTATAGTGTAAAACTTACCCATTAAAATGCGGTGAAAATGTGACCATGTCTTTGACGTGTACTTGTGCAGTTCTAGCTCTTGCCAGAATCGCCATTACTGTTCTCTTTGATGGAGTCATTGATACTTTGGCACATTCTCCAGACAACAGGGGACGTTTCCTTCCTGGAGTTTCCGTTAATCCATTTGAATTGTTCGGAATCACATGTTTTTCTACATCCAgaagataaatgtattttgactACTGATTTGTGACTATTgttactattatcattattttaataaatataacaattggaataaatataaactttcgaaaagataaatcattaaaatatttatattttatttatttttttatccatattttattttattttttactacaaacaattttagcagcataaaatataatacattatcataaaacaatgcagccaaaattttgaaaataatgtagttcattcaaatttataatattaaatgtatttatttttaataattttttttatataatagtaggttatgtatacatttaagttataagtttataactattaaaaataattgtgtcaAATGCAAGGTGTTAACATATCTGAATTAATCGATACACtaagtattaatatgaattatgtaaaatttatttaaaattgtgagCCCCCTTTCGACTTTTGTTAGACTTTAGACGGCTTAAAACGGAAAACCACTTTTTGCTCAATGCTCAAAGACCCACTTATTAAGTTGGGTAAACAGTGAGCTCCAATAAATCTGTCTAAACACAGCGGGACAGCGCGTTAAGCTatacaaatgttataatatactgtatacacatataagtAACACAAGAAATACTATTCGTGTAAACTTTCGTCATTAACCGATCGATTTTAGACAAACTATTCAAATAGGTAGGTCTACAGCAGTATACAGTACATGCCGTATAGTAAACGTAATCATAGGACGAGAATGAGAGGGTGTTGAAAACGGAATCTTTGCACAACTAcagtataatgtaatgaatGCAGAGAAGTTCAGGCAACGTTGTATCCACAATTAATACTACTCAATCGTTGCaacctttaaatatataaaatgtatacaactgtataggtatacctactattcatataatattatattaaatgcaaaatACTAGACGATTCGTTATAGTGTGTCTATGTGCTTATATATCGTACCTGATACGTTAATTATCGTTTGATTAGTGTTGATATTGCTGTGTTTGGTGTGCACCGGCGAACATTCTCCAGTTGAATGAACGGCGCTGTAATTTTGGCGATTATCATCCACGGAATGAGACGAAGATCCGCTCTCGCCGGTTTCCGAATCGGTAGCGTCCCCCGATCCCTTCTGTAATATTTGCATTTCCCACATTTGCTCTTGTCGTATTTCATCGTTATAATCCTGTAATCGGATGAGTGGTGTGTTCAGCAATCAGCAgttacaatttcaaatttaataatatatacatgatatatccgtaaactataaattttagcGCAGACGGAAGTtggtattaattaacaatttacgaATGAGTTATTTAAGTCTTAAAACTCCCTCTCATCCCACcactcaataatatatatgttatgtatgtatatgtttatatgatatactttaaaatttaaatgattatgttGAACATTTTGTTGAACAAATAATGACGAATAAAATGTCTTTTTGAGTTGTTAACAGTCGAGATGGTATTACTGCAAGTCAATGGCAGGGTAaacgtaattaaaaatgaaatggttttttaaacatcaaatgctgcgtttataaaattatatcctatGGTCTGgatttttttctctctcttGTATTAAAGCGGTGAACTATCTTAAACGAGTTAActggaatatatttttgtaactcaGTTCCACTCAATGGTACAcagtacacataaaaaaatagcgACACTTGTCTAAAATCTCAGTTACTTTTAATTCACAccacattttattcaattacttTGAGCGTcgttatataaaagaaatatatacctattatacatttttattaaatttaagatggATTACTTTTACGAATCAACCGAATTTACTGCGATTAcgttaaattcttaaaatgtataattaactatattatctataccattattatagtacttgTAGATACAATACAGCTACctactatacaaataaatgcatatttaagtatttaaaattggttttaaactTTCAAAGAATTAATGAAAGCACCAATGTGTTGATTTACATTGGTTTCCTTAAACAGCTTAAACGTGCGTAGTATGGCATcgactaattaattatacttaagtaaaggtacttatacagttatatctATAcggctataataaattataatattctatattgtacaatgtacataaacTGATTTAACTCATATCTTGAACATCTTAATTGATAAACCACCGTATTGTATAATAGCCTTATCTGAGTACTATAAgtaggtacgtataatatacatcattacatcatatatttatataaacaaattatactataagttAGGCTTAATATGGTCAAaagatgtaatataataattttatacagat from Aphis gossypii isolate Hap1 chromosome 1, ASM2018417v2, whole genome shotgun sequence includes these protein-coding regions:
- the LOC114125688 gene encoding KH domain-containing, RNA-binding, signal transduction-associated protein 2-like translates to MSDMDIIEVDDENQFHGNKSENHKLNSQSETRNGGKSEGIRRMVDITRDKPIKVSIRVAVPVRDHPKFNFVGKLLGPKGNSLKRLQEDTITKMAILGRGSMRDRNKEEKLRNSGDPKFSHLKDDLHVEITAFAPPAEAHARIAYALTEVRRFLVPDYNDEIRQEQMWEMQILQKGSGDATDSETGESGSSSHSVDDNRQNYSAVHSTGECSPVHTKHSNINTNQTIINVSEKHVIPNNSNGLTETPGRKRPLLSGECAKVSMTPSKRTVMAILARARTAQVHVKDMVTFSPHFNGLVQTDVSTYREKPFIPTTNLLLN